In Dyadobacter subterraneus, a single genomic region encodes these proteins:
- a CDS encoding FAD-dependent oxidoreductase: MNRRNFFQKAVPASLALGAVAASCAPKPQIQYPDKHYHISKGYHQIPKLRLSMDRIVKETVGLRPFRASGPRIETEQLGNKTIVHNYGHGGSGWSLSWGTGNIARKLVLATNEKKVALLGCGAVGIATARLLQESGCEVTIYTKDVPPNITSNLATGTWSPASRVCDVNVAKPEFKTIWEDATRFSFRRFQFLLGMDDIACWAEEYSVFDKEPVYAPGAGGEEFEIHGLLPERVRLTSKEHPFKANFVSRRSNLMFNIPSYLRHHLNDFLIFGGKVKIQEIKKLEDIDALPERVVVNCMGLGAKPVFNDQELTPISGQLSCLIPQSEANYKLYTQGASFISRKDGIYIGGNGIVGNWDTTPSREQTEKTVGILQKLMEEMRG, translated from the coding sequence ATGAATCGTAGAAATTTTTTTCAAAAAGCAGTTCCGGCTAGTTTAGCTTTGGGCGCTGTTGCGGCTTCCTGTGCACCAAAACCACAAATTCAATATCCGGATAAACATTATCACATCAGTAAAGGTTATCACCAGATTCCCAAGCTCCGTTTGTCAATGGACCGGATTGTAAAAGAAACGGTAGGTTTAAGACCTTTCCGTGCATCAGGTCCGCGTATTGAGACAGAACAATTGGGAAACAAAACGATTGTTCACAATTACGGACATGGTGGAAGTGGCTGGTCACTTTCCTGGGGCACTGGAAATATTGCCAGAAAATTGGTTTTGGCGACGAACGAGAAAAAAGTTGCGTTGCTTGGCTGTGGAGCGGTTGGTATTGCAACAGCACGTTTGTTGCAGGAAAGTGGTTGTGAGGTAACGATTTACACAAAAGATGTCCCGCCCAATATTACAAGCAATCTGGCTACTGGAACCTGGTCGCCGGCTTCCAGAGTTTGTGATGTAAATGTTGCGAAACCTGAATTTAAAACAATCTGGGAAGATGCAACCCGATTTTCATTCCGTCGTTTTCAGTTTCTTTTAGGGATGGATGACATTGCCTGCTGGGCAGAGGAATATAGCGTTTTTGACAAAGAGCCGGTCTATGCGCCTGGCGCTGGAGGAGAAGAGTTTGAAATACATGGTCTGCTACCAGAAAGGGTGAGATTAACATCAAAAGAACATCCGTTCAAAGCAAATTTCGTTTCCAGAAGATCTAATTTAATGTTTAATATTCCGTCCTACCTGCGGCATCATCTAAATGATTTTCTGATTTTTGGCGGGAAAGTAAAAATTCAGGAAATAAAAAAACTGGAAGATATTGATGCGTTACCTGAACGCGTTGTTGTGAACTGCATGGGATTGGGAGCAAAACCGGTTTTTAACGATCAGGAATTAACACCAATATCCGGGCAACTTTCCTGTCTGATTCCGCAAAGCGAAGCCAATTACAAACTTTACACACAGGGTGCGAGTTTTATTTCCCGCAAAGACGGAATTTATATTGGCGGCAACGGAATCGTAGGCAATTGGGATACCACACCTAGCAGAGAACAAACCGAAAAAACCGTAGGCATCCTCCAAAAATTAATGGAAGAAATGCGCGGTTAA
- a CDS encoding YMGG-like glycine zipper-containing protein, translating into MKTILSIVFCAVILSACNSSSNNDAALREKQRTVDSMQAVITKQAVIDSMRNVAAEKEEKNKIEEENRQAVANSNVVQQAPQATPKKKKWNNAAKGAAIGAGTGAIAGAIIGKHDRAKGALVGSLVGGGVGVGTGLVADGVKKKKNKGN; encoded by the coding sequence ATGAAAACGATCCTATCAATAGTATTTTGCGCCGTTATCTTATCGGCTTGCAATAGCAGTTCGAATAACGATGCCGCATTAAGAGAAAAACAAAGAACAGTAGATTCCATGCAGGCTGTAATAACAAAACAGGCTGTTATTGATTCTATGCGAAATGTAGCTGCCGAAAAAGAAGAAAAAAATAAAATTGAGGAGGAGAATAGACAGGCAGTTGCCAACAGCAATGTAGTTCAGCAAGCTCCACAGGCTACTCCGAAAAAGAAAAAGTGGAATAATGCTGCAAAAGGTGCAGCCATTGGTGCAGGAACAGGTGCCATTGCAGGTGCTATCATTGGTAAACATGACCGTGCAAAAGGTGCGCTGGTTGGAAGTTTAGTTGGTGGTGGTGTCGGAGTTGGAACAGGACTTGTTGCTGACGGTGTTAAAAAGAAGAAAAATAAAGGGAATTAA
- a CDS encoding class I SAM-dependent methyltransferase, translating into MKDNFSNHSKQYSVFRPTYPDEAIEFIIDLVADKANAWDCGTGNGQLAAKLSPYFQHIYATDISENQIANAVKKDNITYEVVSAENVNFEENLFDLITVAQAIHWFDFYKFYEKVYKTLKPDGLIAVIGYNLMTIDEESDKIIRHFYSDILGDKYWDKERKYLDEQYQTIPFPFQEIQTPSFSQKVKWNLDELIGYLNTWSAVQHFIKANGTNPVDDVRKEFEKIWGKEKQKEVTFPTLLRIGQLK; encoded by the coding sequence ATGAAGGATAATTTCTCAAACCATTCGAAACAATATTCAGTTTTTCGTCCCACATATCCGGACGAAGCGATTGAATTTATTATAGATCTGGTAGCTGATAAGGCAAATGCCTGGGATTGCGGCACTGGAAATGGTCAATTGGCCGCTAAACTTTCACCCTATTTCCAACATATTTACGCAACCGATATCAGTGAAAACCAGATTGCAAATGCTGTTAAAAAAGACAATATTACCTATGAAGTTGTAAGTGCTGAAAATGTAAATTTTGAGGAGAATCTCTTTGATCTTATCACTGTTGCTCAGGCAATTCACTGGTTTGATTTTTATAAATTTTATGAAAAAGTTTACAAGACTTTAAAGCCTGATGGTTTAATTGCAGTCATTGGTTATAATTTGATGACGATCGATGAAGAATCCGACAAGATTATTCGTCATTTTTATTCTGATATTTTAGGTGACAAATATTGGGACAAAGAGCGAAAGTATCTTGACGAACAATATCAGACGATCCCCTTCCCGTTTCAGGAAATCCAGACTCCTTCATTTTCTCAAAAAGTAAAATGGAATCTGGATGAATTGATCGGTTATTTAAATACCTGGTCGGCTGTTCAGCATTTTATCAAGGCAAACGGAACAAATCCGGTAGATGATGTCAGAAAGGAATTTGAAAAAATTTGGGGCAAAGAGAAACAAAAGGAGGTAACATTTCCAACACTTTTGAGAATCGGACAACTAAAATAG
- a CDS encoding alpha/beta hydrolase, with product MKKLLLLLILFISLTSFAQQGVIKESLKVKSKLMGKDIKYSIYLPADYDKTNRSYPVLYLLHGYSDDETGWTQFGAAQEIADKTINSGDAPAMIIVMPDAQVTWYMNTFDGKGRYEDFFTEEFIPYIDANYHTRPKKEFRTIAGLSMGGFGTLLLATKHPELFSSASALSAAVRTDEDMIAMPDERWESRYATIYGLNLKGKARLTDFYYKNSVLKIFETESLEKLKTVRYYIDCGDDDALVKGNMILHAQLMEKGIPHEFRVRDGAHTWTYWRTALPEVLKFTGQSFRR from the coding sequence ATGAAAAAACTGCTTCTCCTTCTAATATTATTCATTTCCCTTACATCCTTCGCTCAACAAGGCGTGATCAAGGAAAGCCTGAAAGTCAAAAGTAAACTGATGGGCAAGGATATTAAGTATAGCATCTATCTGCCGGCAGACTATGACAAAACAAACCGCAGCTATCCTGTATTGTATCTGCTGCACGGTTATTCTGATGATGAAACAGGATGGACGCAATTTGGCGCAGCGCAGGAAATTGCTGACAAAACAATAAATAGCGGCGATGCACCGGCCATGATCATCGTAATGCCGGATGCACAGGTAACCTGGTATATGAATACTTTTGACGGAAAAGGCAGATATGAAGATTTCTTTACGGAAGAATTTATCCCATACATTGATGCCAATTACCATACAAGACCAAAAAAAGAATTCAGAACAATAGCCGGACTTTCGATGGGTGGTTTTGGAACATTACTGCTGGCTACCAAACATCCCGAATTATTTTCCTCCGCTTCTGCCCTAAGTGCCGCCGTCAGAACTGATGAAGATATGATTGCAATGCCGGATGAAAGATGGGAAAGCAGATATGCCACTATTTACGGTCTAAATCTGAAAGGCAAGGCAAGATTGACTGACTTTTACTATAAAAATTCTGTCCTGAAAATCTTTGAAACTGAAAGTCTGGAAAAATTAAAAACAGTACGTTATTACATCGATTGCGGTGATGACGATGCGTTGGTAAAAGGCAACATGATTTTGCATGCCCAATTGATGGAAAAGGGAATTCCTCATGAATTTCGGGTACGTGATGGTGCACATACATGGACTTACTGGCGAACGGCATTACCGGAAGTTTTGAAATTTACCGGACAAAGTTTTCGACGTTGA
- a CDS encoding threonine aldolase family protein has protein sequence MTIDLRSDTVTRPTKEMQEAMWSAPVGDDVMGDDPTVNALQDKAANLFGMEAALFCASGTMTNQLAIRAHTQPGSDVICDKLSHIYLYEGGGIMLNSFSSVKLLDGDRGRINASQVIDAISPEGDIHATVSRMVSLENTMNKGGGSYYDFKEIAAIKKVCDKHGLAFHLDGARLFNALIETGESPKQYGQVFDSISICLSKGLGCPVGSLLLGTKEVITKAKRFRKVMGGGWRQAGFLAAAGMHALDNHVDRLNEDHIRARSIRDIFVNKSEVEEIYPVDTNIVIIRLSANISAPDYVRELAKSGILAVTFGKNLVRFVTHLDFTDAHLEEMRKRLL, from the coding sequence ATGACAATAGATCTTCGCAGCGATACCGTTACCCGACCAACCAAAGAAATGCAGGAAGCCATGTGGTCAGCTCCGGTCGGAGATGATGTTATGGGCGACGATCCGACTGTAAATGCATTGCAGGACAAGGCTGCCAATTTATTTGGAATGGAAGCAGCGTTGTTTTGTGCTTCCGGAACAATGACAAATCAACTGGCAATTCGTGCACACACGCAGCCGGGAAGCGATGTTATTTGTGACAAACTTTCCCATATTTATCTTTACGAAGGCGGCGGTATTATGCTCAATTCTTTTTCTTCTGTAAAGTTGCTTGATGGCGACAGAGGTAGAATAAATGCTTCGCAGGTAATAGATGCAATAAGTCCAGAAGGTGATATTCACGCGACCGTAAGCCGGATGGTTTCCTTGGAAAATACGATGAATAAAGGTGGTGGTAGTTACTATGATTTTAAAGAAATTGCAGCCATCAAGAAGGTTTGCGATAAACACGGACTGGCTTTTCATCTTGATGGTGCCAGACTTTTTAATGCTTTAATTGAAACTGGTGAAAGTCCGAAGCAGTACGGACAGGTGTTTGATAGTATCAGCATTTGTCTTTCCAAAGGACTTGGCTGTCCGGTCGGCTCACTTTTACTTGGAACAAAAGAAGTAATTACCAAAGCAAAACGCTTCCGAAAAGTAATGGGCGGAGGCTGGCGACAAGCGGGATTTTTAGCAGCAGCCGGAATGCACGCGCTTGATAATCATGTGGATCGCTTGAATGAAGATCATATTCGTGCACGTTCTATCCGGGATATTTTTGTTAACAAATCCGAAGTTGAAGAAATTTATCCTGTTGATACCAATATTGTAATTATCCGTTTATCAGCAAATATTTCAGCACCTGACTATGTTCGGGAACTTGCAAAATCAGGAATACTGGCTGTGACTTTTGGCAAAAACCTGGTTCGTTTTGTAACACATCTTGATTTCACCGACGCCCATCTTGAAGAAATGAGAAAGCGGTTATTGTAA
- a CDS encoding DUF2809 domain-containing protein produces the protein MKKTLNSSEKKDLIFNQNKRNRTAYFLLTILMISFGLLSRKIAYQLPEFINLYLGDSLWALMIFLMTGFILNKVSTFQAMIIAISFCYLIELSQLYHADWIDNIRSTTLGGLVLGYGFLWSDILAYSIGVGFGAIFEKLVLKP, from the coding sequence TTGAAAAAGACACTCAATTCCAGCGAAAAAAAAGATTTAATTTTCAACCAAAACAAAAGAAACCGGACTGCCTACTTTCTTCTGACAATACTGATGATTTCTTTTGGACTTCTGTCAAGAAAAATAGCATACCAGTTACCTGAGTTCATTAATCTGTATCTCGGCGACTCACTTTGGGCATTGATGATTTTCCTGATGACAGGTTTTATTCTCAATAAGGTCTCAACCTTTCAGGCAATGATTATTGCCATTTCTTTTTGTTATCTGATTGAACTAAGCCAGTTATACCATGCCGATTGGATTGATAATATTAGAAGTACCACACTAGGTGGGCTTGTTCTTGGATATGGTTTTTTATGGAGTGATATTCTGGCTTATTCTATTGGCGTTGGATTTGGAGCAATATTTGAAAAACTGGTATTGAAGCCTTAA
- a CDS encoding TetR/AcrR family transcriptional regulator: MKHHPVLPKERILETALKLFHEQGYNTTGINQIISEAGVAKASLYLHFKSKEDLGVEYLKARHAIWYEQLLSFTNESKKEKKKILATFDFLIDINEKENFRGCSFLNMLSEIQPDESKLLAVIQDYKQELRNFFADTMENPKDNLSDTVYLLFEAAMQESQLFKSQWPVEKAKKIVSDLYKLKYFK, encoded by the coding sequence ATGAAACATCATCCGGTCTTACCAAAGGAACGTATTTTGGAGACAGCACTCAAGCTGTTTCATGAGCAGGGATATAATACCACGGGAATCAACCAGATCATCAGTGAGGCCGGGGTGGCCAAGGCAAGTCTATATCTACATTTCAAATCAAAAGAAGATTTAGGAGTTGAATATTTAAAAGCGCGTCATGCCATCTGGTATGAGCAGCTTTTGTCATTTACTAATGAATCAAAAAAGGAAAAAAAGAAAATACTGGCAACGTTTGATTTTTTGATTGATATCAATGAAAAAGAAAATTTCCGCGGATGCAGTTTTCTGAATATGCTTTCTGAGATTCAGCCGGATGAATCCAAATTATTGGCTGTAATTCAGGATTATAAACAAGAGCTAAGAAATTTTTTTGCGGACACTATGGAAAATCCAAAGGATAATTTAAGTGATACGGTTTATCTATTGTTCGAGGCTGCCATGCAGGAAAGTCAATTATTTAAAAGTCAGTGGCCGGTTGAAAAAGCGAAGAAAATAGTTTCTGATTTATATAAGCTTAAATATTTTAAGTGA
- a CDS encoding DUF4249 domain-containing protein has product MKINFFLFLIIITALFSCDTLVTDVSPDDVQGISSKLVVQSFISPQASRIYVVVTESIPLFGESNSENSVIKNAIVKISGGGKEVILPYDSASQLYSIEKAAFPIVASQTYKLSVSDPTRSVDATCAVPANQVTIKSYVIDTAYITRRNGRPDTALTVNAVWQDIAGEANFYRVRANMDVEYSILEGTSPDNFQEKRVRNRFSFNWNDDSGRNEFQSDVNLDGTSFTSPLGRSFLPTTLLYTSADGTKYYAKQKPRLIALVIEVNNTEKSYYDYHKSLKLADQSDNPFSEPSLVYNNINGGLGCFAAYNNKQIIYRPK; this is encoded by the coding sequence ATGAAAATCAATTTTTTCCTATTTCTGATTATCATCACAGCACTTTTTTCCTGTGATACCCTTGTGACGGATGTGTCTCCGGATGATGTGCAGGGAATAAGTTCCAAACTTGTAGTCCAATCATTTATTTCACCGCAAGCCAGCAGGATTTATGTTGTTGTTACGGAATCCATTCCGCTATTCGGAGAATCCAACTCAGAAAATTCGGTTATCAAAAATGCCATTGTCAAAATATCAGGCGGGGGAAAAGAAGTCATTTTACCTTATGACTCCGCAAGTCAGCTATATAGTATCGAAAAGGCCGCTTTTCCCATTGTTGCATCTCAAACCTACAAGCTGTCTGTTTCAGATCCTACACGTTCTGTGGACGCCACTTGCGCGGTTCCAGCCAATCAGGTGACGATAAAATCTTATGTTATTGACACAGCCTATATAACCAGACGAAACGGGCGTCCTGATACTGCACTTACCGTAAATGCTGTTTGGCAGGATATAGCTGGAGAAGCTAATTTTTACAGAGTTCGTGCCAATATGGATGTGGAATATTCTATCCTGGAAGGAACCAGTCCGGATAATTTTCAGGAAAAACGTGTCAGAAACAGATTCAGCTTTAATTGGAATGATGACAGCGGCAGAAATGAGTTTCAAAGTGATGTAAATCTGGATGGAACTTCGTTCACATCTCCGCTTGGCAGAAGTTTCCTCCCCACTACTCTTTTGTACACTTCGGCAGACGGCACCAAATATTATGCAAAACAAAAACCACGGTTGATTGCCCTCGTTATAGAAGTTAATAATACAGAAAAGTCATATTACGATTATCACAAATCGCTCAAACTGGCTGATCAGTCGGATAATCCTTTTTCTGAACCTTCCCTGGTTTACAATAATATCAATGGCGGATTAGGCTGTTTTGCGGCTTACAACAACAAGCAAATCATTTATCGGCCCAAATAA
- a CDS encoding TonB-dependent receptor, translating to MRIICTLIFLLVSFIVNAQERVTISGFVREKGSQESLPGVNVYIPDTPFGAVTNTYGFYSLTIPPMDSARIIYSFVGYENVEKKVLLNKNLEINVLLETINQLEEVVVSARREEDYISHSAQMSQIEIPISQIKKIPAFFGEKDVLKVLQLMPGVQKGTEGQTGLYVRGGGPDQNLIILDDAVVYNANHLFGFFSIFNSDALKSVELTKGGFPARYGGRLSSVLEMNMKEGNKEALHGEGGIGIISSRLTLEGPISKGKSSFLISGRRTYIDFLAKPLIARSQRGETEQVKPGYYFYDLNAKINYDLGQKDKVYLSGYFGHDKFYANQTDPNNESRAGLDWGNRTATLRWNHLLNQKLFVNTSFIYSNFEFGVSNYDKDINTDGTVRDEYSLKYTSQIRDWGIKTDLDFYPSPKHAVKFGAQATFHRFVPSALAIAGSLIDASLERSVTPVNTLEAGIYVEDTWQATDALKMNAGFRVSSFQTKSKTYIRPEPRFSGALRLAQDFSLKASYAQMNQYVHLLSNTGLGLPTDLWVPTTDRVAPQQSKQVAIGLAKDLEKPAVTLTLEGYYKKMNHILNYKEGASFLSVSGENANELSWEDNVTAGKGWSYGAEFLVHKKAGRFSGWIGYTLSWTKWQFPELNFGKTFYPRYDRRHDLSVVGIYELNPRITMSATWVYGTGNALTLPLASYTGVTDNIFSRTVASGSKPTVTWSGDQVNEYGAKNSFRAEAFHRLDLAIQFHKKKKTHERTWEFGLYNAYNRRNPFFYDISEETLANGNKKTSLKRYSLFPVLPSISYNFKF from the coding sequence ATGCGTATAATTTGTACTTTAATTTTCCTTCTGGTATCATTCATCGTTAACGCACAGGAACGAGTTACAATCAGCGGATTCGTGAGAGAAAAGGGAAGCCAGGAATCGCTGCCAGGTGTGAATGTATACATTCCGGATACACCATTTGGCGCAGTTACGAATACCTATGGGTTTTATTCGCTCACAATTCCTCCAATGGATTCCGCCAGGATTATTTATTCGTTTGTTGGTTATGAAAATGTTGAAAAAAAAGTCCTCCTAAATAAAAACCTGGAAATTAATGTTCTCCTTGAAACGATAAATCAGCTTGAAGAAGTTGTCGTTTCAGCTCGTCGGGAAGAAGATTATATCAGCCATTCGGCTCAGATGAGCCAGATAGAAATTCCTATTTCCCAAATCAAAAAGATTCCTGCTTTTTTTGGAGAAAAGGATGTTTTGAAAGTTCTTCAACTAATGCCTGGTGTTCAGAAAGGTACAGAAGGGCAAACAGGTTTGTATGTTCGCGGCGGCGGGCCTGATCAAAACCTGATCATTCTGGACGATGCGGTTGTTTATAATGCCAATCACCTTTTTGGCTTTTTCTCCATTTTCAATAGTGATGCGCTTAAAAGCGTGGAGCTTACCAAAGGTGGATTTCCTGCACGCTATGGCGGCAGGCTTTCATCGGTTTTGGAAATGAATATGAAAGAAGGGAATAAAGAAGCTTTGCATGGAGAAGGTGGAATCGGCATTATTTCATCACGACTAACGCTGGAAGGACCTATTTCAAAAGGGAAATCATCCTTTTTAATTTCTGGCAGAAGAACTTATATTGATTTTCTGGCAAAACCACTCATCGCCCGCAGTCAGCGCGGAGAAACCGAGCAGGTAAAACCTGGCTATTATTTTTATGATCTTAATGCAAAAATAAATTACGATCTAGGGCAGAAAGATAAAGTGTACCTCAGCGGATATTTCGGTCACGATAAATTTTACGCAAATCAAACTGATCCAAATAATGAGTCCCGCGCAGGGCTTGACTGGGGAAACAGAACGGCGACCTTACGCTGGAATCATTTGCTGAATCAAAAATTGTTTGTAAACACCTCATTTATTTACAGCAACTTTGAATTTGGTGTCAGCAATTATGATAAAGATATTAATACCGACGGCACCGTACGGGATGAGTATAGTTTGAAATATACATCACAAATTCGTGACTGGGGTATAAAAACCGATCTTGATTTTTATCCTTCACCAAAACATGCCGTAAAATTTGGAGCTCAGGCCACTTTTCACAGGTTTGTTCCTTCCGCCCTTGCTATTGCAGGTTCTCTGATTGACGCTTCCCTGGAAAGATCTGTCACGCCGGTTAATACATTGGAAGCCGGAATTTATGTTGAAGATACCTGGCAGGCAACTGATGCTTTAAAAATGAATGCAGGTTTTCGGGTTAGTTCTTTCCAGACAAAATCAAAAACCTACATCAGACCAGAACCACGTTTTTCGGGTGCATTACGCTTAGCTCAGGATTTCTCGCTGAAAGCTTCTTATGCTCAAATGAACCAGTATGTTCATTTACTTTCCAATACCGGGTTAGGTTTACCAACGGATTTATGGGTACCCACAACGGACCGGGTAGCACCACAGCAATCGAAACAAGTTGCGATTGGTTTGGCAAAAGATCTGGAAAAACCTGCTGTGACACTTACGCTGGAAGGTTATTACAAAAAAATGAACCACATTCTGAACTACAAAGAAGGAGCTTCTTTTTTGAGTGTGAGTGGAGAAAATGCCAATGAACTCAGTTGGGAAGATAACGTGACTGCCGGAAAGGGATGGTCATATGGTGCTGAATTTCTGGTTCACAAAAAAGCCGGAAGATTTTCAGGATGGATTGGCTACACATTATCCTGGACCAAATGGCAATTTCCCGAACTGAATTTTGGAAAAACATTTTACCCCCGTTATGACCGTCGACATGATTTATCCGTGGTCGGGATTTATGAATTGAACCCACGAATCACCATGTCTGCAACCTGGGTTTATGGCACGGGAAATGCTTTGACGCTGCCACTCGCCAGTTATACAGGAGTTACCGATAATATTTTCAGTCGCACGGTAGCAAGCGGAAGTAAGCCAACCGTTACGTGGAGTGGCGATCAGGTGAATGAATACGGAGCCAAAAACAGTTTTCGGGCAGAGGCTTTTCACAGGCTGGATCTTGCTATACAATTTCATAAGAAAAAGAAAACGCATGAGCGCACCTGGGAATTTGGGTTGTATAATGCTTACAACAGAAGAAATCCTTTTTTCTATGATATTTCAGAAGAAACGCTGGCAAATGGCAATAAGAAAACGTCGTTAAAACGTTACTCGCTGTTTCCAGTTCTGCCATCCATAAGTTATAATTTTAAGTTTTAA
- a CDS encoding M3 family metallopeptidase, with translation MILENNSTDTLTEINPLLSAYNTPFQVPPFDKVRPEHFMPAFEEGMKQNEKSILEITNQDSAPTFENTIERLETADKLLTKISSVFFNLASANTSPEIEKISQVIAPRLSQHSDDIFLNADLFKRVKTLNDQQDNLDLTQEQKRLLEKTYKAFVRSGANLDAEQQIRMREINKQLSISTVQFGQNLLAETNKFELLVDNENDLAGLPSSLIASAAHSALESGHEGKWRFTLHNPSVMPFLQYAENRQLREQMYKAYINRCNHNDELDNKEIVSNISALRAERAQLLGYKTHADFVLEESMAKTPDQVYELLDGLWKSALPVAKNEALEMQKVMNKEGNGGELEAWDWAYYADKVRKEKYNYNAEELRPYFQLEKVRDGIFYVCQKLYGLTFNEILDIPKYHPDVIAYEVKEADGTHVGIFYMDFYSRNSKRGGAWMTSYRKQSALITPVSPIVANVCNFPKPTGSEPVLLTPDEVETFFHEFGHALHGLLSQVKYETLSGTSVPRDFVELPSQIMEHWAFEPEVLNFYAKHYQTEEVIPVELIEKMEKASKFNQGFGTVEYLAASFLDLSYHTLSAGEKVDTTSFEKEKMEDLGLIRQIAPRYRSTYFQHIFSGGYSAGYYSYIWSEVLDSDAFAAFKEKGNIFDQEMATSFRKNILSKGGTEEPMTLYKAFRGREPEVKYLLENRGLNKAS, from the coding sequence ATGATTTTGGAAAATAACAGCACAGATACTTTAACTGAAATAAATCCATTATTATCAGCATATAACACGCCGTTCCAAGTTCCACCATTCGACAAAGTAAGACCTGAGCATTTTATGCCGGCGTTTGAGGAAGGTATGAAACAGAATGAAAAAAGTATTCTTGAAATAACGAATCAGGATAGTGCTCCTACTTTTGAAAATACAATAGAAAGACTGGAAACCGCTGATAAATTGTTAACCAAAATCAGCAGCGTATTTTTCAATCTGGCTTCGGCAAATACTTCGCCTGAAATTGAGAAAATTTCTCAGGTTATCGCTCCAAGATTATCACAACACAGCGATGACATTTTTTTGAATGCGGATTTATTCAAAAGAGTAAAAACTTTGAATGATCAGCAAGACAACCTTGACCTGACGCAGGAGCAAAAGCGTTTATTGGAAAAAACATATAAGGCATTTGTCAGAAGCGGCGCCAATCTGGATGCTGAACAGCAAATCAGAATGCGGGAAATCAATAAGCAGCTTTCCATTTCAACGGTACAGTTTGGACAAAACCTGTTAGCAGAAACCAACAAATTTGAACTTTTGGTGGATAATGAAAACGATCTTGCAGGACTACCTTCATCGCTTATTGCTTCTGCTGCACATTCAGCGCTGGAATCAGGGCATGAAGGAAAATGGAGATTTACACTTCACAATCCGAGCGTGATGCCTTTTTTACAATATGCTGAAAACCGTCAGCTGCGTGAGCAAATGTATAAGGCATATATCAACCGCTGCAATCATAACGATGAGCTCGATAATAAAGAAATTGTCTCCAACATTTCAGCTTTACGCGCCGAACGTGCACAATTGCTTGGTTATAAAACTCATGCGGACTTTGTTCTGGAAGAAAGCATGGCCAAAACACCCGATCAGGTTTATGAATTACTGGACGGATTGTGGAAATCTGCTTTGCCGGTAGCTAAAAATGAAGCCCTTGAAATGCAGAAAGTCATGAACAAGGAAGGCAATGGCGGCGAACTGGAAGCCTGGGACTGGGCATATTACGCAGATAAGGTACGCAAGGAAAAATACAATTATAACGCAGAAGAATTGCGCCCGTACTTCCAGCTGGAAAAGGTTCGGGATGGCATATTTTATGTTTGCCAAAAACTTTACGGTCTGACTTTTAATGAAATTCTGGATATTCCGAAGTATCATCCTGATGTAATCGCTTATGAAGTTAAAGAAGCTGACGGGACACATGTTGGCATTTTTTATATGGATTTTTATTCAAGAAATTCAAAAAGAGGCGGCGCATGGATGACTTCATATCGTAAACAATCAGCATTAATAACGCCAGTCTCCCCTATTGTTGCCAATGTGTGTAATTTTCCAAAACCTACGGGAAGTGAGCCTGTACTGCTAACGCCTGATGAAGTGGAAACATTTTTCCATGAATTTGGTCATGCCTTGCACGGATTATTATCGCAGGTTAAGTATGAAACACTTTCCGGCACATCCGTTCCGCGCGATTTTGTTGAACTTCCTTCCCAGATTATGGAACATTGGGCTTTTGAGCCGGAGGTACTGAATTTCTATGCAAAACATTATCAAACCGAAGAAGTTATCCCGGTGGAATTGATTGAAAAAATGGAAAAAGCATCGAAATTCAATCAGGGATTTGGTACGGTTGAATACCTGGCTGCATCCTTTCTGGATCTGAGTTACCATACACTCTCTGCGGGAGAAAAAGTGGATACTACTTCTTTTGAAAAGGAAAAAATGGAAGATCTTGGTTTGATCAGGCAAATTGCGCCGAGATACCGCAGCACTTATTTCCAGCATATTTTTTCTGGTGGTTATTCTGCCGGTTATTATAGTTACATATGGTCGGAAGTTTTAGATAGCGATGCTTTTGCCGCATTTAAGGAAAAAGGAAACATTTTCGACCAGGAAATGGCCACTTCTTTCCGGAAAAATATTCTTTCCAAAGGCGGTACCGAAGAACCGATGACTTTGTATAAAGCTTTCCGTGGCAGAGAACCGGAAGTTAAATATTTACTGGAAAACCGCGGCCTTAACAAGGCCTCATAA